The nucleotide window GGCGTCGGTCGCCGACGCGGCCACGCTCTCGGGAGTGGCCGCCGTCATGTCTCCCCCGGCGCCTGCGGCGGCGAGGATCCGCCCCGAGCGCTGAAGGGTCCGTGCCATGGCAGCGGCGACCGAGGTGTCGTCGGCCAGCAGATCGGCGCCCCGCAGCCAGAGCGTGAGGGCGGGAACAGAGCCCTGCGCACGGCGGGCGGCCAGGGCGGCGAGCTCGGTGGTACGGCCGGTGCCGGGTGCCCCGACGAGGCCGAGCACCTGCCCCCTGCCCGCGTCGAAGGCGGCGAACGCCCCGGCGATGTCAGGGCGGTCGACCGGCTCCGTACGCTCGCGCGGACCGCCGAGCGAGCCCACCGACGTGGCGGTCAGCTGGTGGGCGCCCGCCAGGTTGAGGTCGTGTCCGTAACCGGGCACGGTCGCCGCGTTCCGCCGCATCAGGGCCCGCAGGAGAGCGGATCCGGCCACCGCCGGGCCCGTGAGCGGCACCGCCAGCCCCGCCGCTTCGTGTCCCGTGCTCAGGGCCGTGGAGAGCAGGCCGAGTACGGCTCCGGTCTCCGGGTCCGTCACCGGCCCGCCCACGGCCGTTCCGCCCGAGCGCAGCGCGTCGCGCCCGTCGGTGCCGAGGGCCAGGACGAGCGCCCCGTCGATCCGGTGGCCGCGCCCCGCCGTCGTGTACGTCGCCGCGGTCTCGCCCAGCACCCGTGCCTCACGCCACCCGTGAGCGGCGATGCGCACGTACGTGCCGGTTCCGATCCGGTCCCGGACGGTCACGGGCAGCGGGCGCGCCCCCAGCGCGTCGGGGCCCGGGGTGCCCACCAGGGCGAGGCCGAGCTCCGGCAGTGGTGTGACGGCGTCCGCCTCGACGGCGCAGTGACGGCCGTCCGGCCCGTGCAGGGTCAGGGGTACGGCGGTGGCGACGACCTCGTGACTGGTGACGACCGTGCCGCGGTCGTCCGCGACGAATCCCGTCCCCCGCGGCCGGCCGGCACGATCGCAGATTCTTACCAGCTCCGGCCGGTCCCCGCTGCCCATGGTTCGACGGTAGGTCGGCAGGGAGCGGAGCGTGGAGCAGACAGTGGAAAAGCGCCCCCGCGCACCCCGTATTCACTCCGAGCGCCCGTCCATTGGGGTGAATTCACCGGGTCAAATGGACAGAACTCTCCGGGGGAGGGGGAACGTGGAGCGGGCACAGGGGGCGCTGCCCGCTCCACGGCGCGACGGGAGGGGCGGTGGTGCGGGTCAGGCGAAGACGGCGAGACTCTTGGCCTTGCCGTGGTGCTCCTCGACGAGCACCAGGAACCGCCCGTCGGGACCGAATGCCGCGACGGGCCCCGGCGGATACGAGGGCATGTCCAGGCGGACGCCGTTGAGCAGCAGCTTGGCGCGCCTCTCGTCGACGTCCCAGCGGGGGAACGCCGAGGAGGCGGCCTCCGCGACGGGCATCACGGTCAGCTCCTGCTGGTGCTGGTCGAGCGTCTTGGCCATGTCCAGTCCGTACGGGCCCACCCGGGTGCGGCGCAGGGCGGTCAGATGTCCGCCGACGCCGAGTCCGCCACCGAGGTCCCGGGCGATGGCACGGATGTACGTACCGGAGGAGCAGACCACGGAGACGATCACGTCCACGACCGGGGTCCCGTCCTCCGCCACGGCCTGGCACACGTCGTAGACGTGGAAGGACGAGATGGTCACCGGGCGGGCCGGGATCTCGAAGTCCTCGCCGCCGCGCACCCGTGCGTAGGACCGCTTGCCGTCGATCTTGATGGCGCTGACCTTGGACGGCACCTGCATGATCGCGCCGGTCAGGGCCGCGACGCCCGCGTCGATGCCCTCACGCGTCACGGCCGACGCGTCGGTGGACGAGATGATCTCGCCCTCCGCGTCGTCCGTCACGGTGTCCTGGCCGAGCCGGATCGTGCCGAGGTACTCCTTCTCGGTCAGGGCGAGGTGGCCCAGCAGCTTGGTGGCCTTCTCCACCCCGAGCACGAGCACGCCCGTGGCCATCGGGTCCAGCGTGCCGGCGTGGCCGACACGGCGGGTACGGGCGATGCCGCGCATCTTGGCGACGACGTCGTGCGAAGTGAAGCCGGACGGCTTGTCGACGATGACCAGGCCGTCCGGCGTCTTGTTCTGCTGAGTCATGCGGAGGCAGGACCCTCGTTCTCGACGGAGCCCTCGGCCGCGCCGGCCTCTTCGGCCGCCTCGGCCTCGTCGTCCTCGTCCTCCGGCTTGCGGTACGGGTCGGCCCCGCCCGCGTACGTCGCGCCGGTCGACACCTCGCGCACCGCCGCGTCCTTGGCACGCGCCTTGTCGAGGAGGTCCTCGATGGTGCGGGCGTTGTCCGGGAGGGCGTCCGGCACGAAGGCGAGGGTCGGCGTGAACCGGACCCCGACCTGCTTGCCGACCTCGGAGCGGAGAACGCC belongs to Streptomyces finlayi and includes:
- the truB gene encoding tRNA pseudouridine(55) synthase TruB translates to MTQQNKTPDGLVIVDKPSGFTSHDVVAKMRGIARTRRVGHAGTLDPMATGVLVLGVEKATKLLGHLALTEKEYLGTIRLGQDTVTDDAEGEIISSTDASAVTREGIDAGVAALTGAIMQVPSKVSAIKIDGKRSYARVRGGEDFEIPARPVTISSFHVYDVCQAVAEDGTPVVDVIVSVVCSSGTYIRAIARDLGGGLGVGGHLTALRRTRVGPYGLDMAKTLDQHQQELTVMPVAEAASSAFPRWDVDERRAKLLLNGVRLDMPSYPPGPVAAFGPDGRFLVLVEEHHGKAKSLAVFA
- the rbfA gene encoding 30S ribosome-binding factor RbfA; the encoded protein is MTDNARARKLADRIQVVVAETLDRRIKDPRLGFVTITDARVTGDLREATVFYTVYGDDEERAASAAALESAKGVLRSEVGKQVGVRFTPTLAFVPDALPDNARTIEDLLDKARAKDAAVREVSTGATYAGGADPYRKPEDEDDEAEAAEEAGAAEGSVENEGPASA